The proteins below are encoded in one region of Apium graveolens cultivar Ventura chromosome 4, ASM990537v1, whole genome shotgun sequence:
- the LOC141719527 gene encoding uncharacterized protein LOC141719527, with product MIDDCSSCAISHDSDIAELIKHTSLIIWDKAPMQHRYAFECPNRSLRDIIRVVDHRRYNMPFGGITVVLGGYFRQILPVITLGFCGDIESACITNSPLWKHSKILLLHRNTRLNQGQTEEEIEKLKCFADWVLKVGNGQIPPPKDVLFDYEEDDIMIPPVFCDPELSNSIRNIIKWTYPNFLEKHGFSDYLSEKAILTPTNKIVRHLNSLIVDTIFGTEITYYSVDRAEDFGGTTFELSFAFPPEYLNSISIPGLPPHELNLKEGVAVMII from the coding sequence atGATAGATGATTGTTCCTCCTGTGCCATTTCTCATGACTCTGACATAGCGGAACTTATAAAGCATACCAGCCTTATAATATGGGATAAAGCCCCAATGCAACATAGATATGCATTTGAATGTCCTAACCGATCTCTAAGAGACATAATAAGAGTGGTTGATCACAGAAGATATAATATGCCGTTTGGAGGCATTACTGTTGTGCTTGGAGGGTATTTCAGGCAAATACTTCCTGTGATAACACTTGGTTTTTGTGGTGACATTGAATCTGCCTGTATAACAAACTCACCTCTTTGGAAACATTCGAAGATATTGCTGTTGCATCGTAATACGAGGTTAAATCAAGGTCAAACTGAAGAAGAGATTGAAAAACTGAAATGCTTTGCTGATTGGGTGCTTAAAGTTGGTAATGGTCAAATTCCACCACCAAAAGATGTTTTGTTTGATTATGAGGAAGATGACATTATGATTCCCCCTGTATTTTGTGATCCGGAACTAAGTAATTCCATCAGGAATATAATTAAATGGACGTATCCTAATTTTTTGGAAAAACACGGGTTCTCGGACTACTTAAGTGAAAAAGCTATATTAACTCCAACAAATAAAATAGTCAGACATCTTAACTCTCTAATTGTTGACACTATTTTTGGCACTGAGATAACTTATTACAGTGTAGACCGAGCGGAAGATTTCGGTGGCACGACATTTGAGCTTAGTTTTGCCTTTCCTCCTGAATATTTAAATTCCATAAGTATTCCAGGGCTTCCACCACATGAATTGAATTTGAAGGAAGGTGTTGCAGTAAtgataatataa
- the LOC141719526 gene encoding uncharacterized protein LOC141719526 — translation MGGKVDYSINSGRAPYVYHLNGQNHHVFGSLILNEGEDPKFCQLYVYETENEVQNRLKWFKVDDDQGVNVDVVEGLMQMLDSTNQLVKKFRKARDRFRNNHVQDLTIRLKVHHLESGHPNNGPFNEVAAIMVGDIDTTCGEHDIILQKTNNDLERITSVHPKLMALQYPLLFPLGEYGYHNEIPYVDSEEEEEE, via the coding sequence ATGGGTGGAAAAGTAGATTACTCTATCAATTCTGGTAGAGCTCCTTATGTGTATCATCTCAATGGACAAAATCACCACGTGTTTGGCTCTCTAATACTTAATGAGGGAGAGGATCCCAAATTTTGCCAGCTCTATGTCTATGAAACTGAGAATGAGGTACAAAATAGATTAAAATGGTTCAAAGTTGATGATGATCAGGGTGTGAATGTTGATGTTGTTGAAGGTTTAATGCAAATGTTGGACAGTACGAACCAGTTGGTTAAAAAATTTCGTAAAGCCCGTGATCGTTTCAGAAATAACCATGTACAAGATCTTACAATCAGACTCAAAGTTCATCATTTGGAGAGTGGCCATCCAAATAATGGTCCTTTTAATGAAGTGGCGGCTATTATGGTTGGCGACATTGACACAACATGCGGTGAACATGATATTATACTGCAGAAGACCAACAATGATCTTGAACGGATAACCAGTGTTCATCCGAAGCTCATGGCACTACAATACCCTCTTCTCTTTCCACTTGGTGAATATGGATACCACAATGAAATTCCATATGTTGACtcagaagaagaagaagaagaataa